The Glycine max cultivar Williams 82 chromosome 12, Glycine_max_v4.0, whole genome shotgun sequence genome window below encodes:
- the LOC102665965 gene encoding uncharacterized protein: MQMADRGRGGGRRTFNRGTRRGFSLGAPITTNPSPSSIHISTSESMVHVVAQTPNTLPTTQDQPNPTFVRELVPTTPVRDASPKALDDSVTPEYPPDPNCEHIVNERPFIRAYKGEFQPTYGCSSIISNIIRAKFDEPAPSWLKVSIDLCDRWFGEFKKEYRWHPQEERAIRAVFETKGSRILKNAMNKIRNGQDKGKWITTNVRAALDEHWDSTNFLNKSSTAKANRSIDRGASTYCGGSISTATHFEKLSKEFQRPPTAWEVMEKTKKLKSGEWVNDKSREFSISPNYKGNVYGLGTLSKRFSCSKSAPSTSIAPVEDQIEEMRETINKLNAELLAKANKEKTLEKMMLQMMENHDHQSQEMRQQMQQQNEQMQRILQHLHI; encoded by the exons ATGCAGATGGCAGACAGAGGTAGAGGTGGTGGTCGTAGAACATTTAATCGTGGTACAAGACGTGGTTTTAGTTTGGGAGCTCCAATTACCACCAACCCTTCCCCTTCATCTATTCACATATCAACCTCAGAGTCGATGGTTCATGTTGTTGCACAGACTCCAAACACACTTCCTACAACTCAAGACCAACCAAATCCTACCTTTGTAAGGGAGTTAGTTCCCACTACCCCAGTTAGAGATGCTTCACCTAAAGCACTAGATGATTCTGTTACACCTGAGTACCCACCAGATCCAAATTGTGAACATATTGTCAATGAAAGGCCTTTCATTCGTGCATATAAAGGAGA GTTTCAACCAACATATGGGTGTTCTAGTATCATATCAAATATCATTAGGGCAAAATTTGATGAACCAGCTCCAAGTTGGTTGAAGGTGTCAATTGACCTTTGCGATAGGTGGTTTGGAGAGTTTAAG AAAGAGTATAGGTGGCACCCACAAGAAGAGCGAGCCATTAGAGCTGTTTTTGAGACAAAAGGTTcacgtattttaaaaaatgcaatgaACAAGATCAGAAATGGTCAAGATAAAGGAAAATGGATAACAACTAATGTTCGAGCAGCCTTGGACGAACATTGGGATTCTACAAATTTCCTAAACAAGAGCTCCACTGCCAAGGCGAATCGATCTATTGATAGAGGAGCCTCAACATACTGTGGTGGTTCCATATCTACTGCAACTCACTTCGAAAAGCTG TCAAAGGAGTTTCAAAGACCACCAACTGCTTGGGAGGTGATGGAGAAAACTAAGAAATTGAAGTCAGGAGAATGGGTCAATGACAAGTCCCGCGAATTTTCTATAA GTCCAAATTACAAGGGGAACGTGTACGGCCTAGGTACTTTAAGCAAAAGGTTTAGTTGCTCAAAATCAGCTCCATCTACTTCTATTGCTCCTGTGGAAGACCAAATAGAGGAAATGCGTGAgacaattaataaattgaatgctgagcttttggcaaaggcaaATAAGGAGAAAACACTTGAGAAAATGATGTTGCAGATGATGGAGAATCATGACCACCAAAGTCAGGAGATGCGACAAcagatgcaacaacaaaatgAGCAAATGCAGCGTATACTACAACACTTGCATATTTAG